A segment of the Salminus brasiliensis chromosome 1, fSalBra1.hap2, whole genome shotgun sequence genome:
ATCAAGCtattaacattaaaaactgtaaaaaaaataataataataataattaaataaataaataaaagtaggATGTAATTATAGGCTGGCCGTTGGGAGGACGGTTGGAGAGGTAGGATGAATTGTTAGCACAGCGGCTAGTTTAGAGCTAGCAGCAGGACCGAGTGAAGCTCGTATATTCGCAGTGCTTCATGTCTTTAAACTGCTGTTCAGACGTTTGGGATGACCTATATTCAgatagtaatataataatatgatttATTCAGCGTATATTAAAGTATTAGAACTACCACAAGGCTTTTTAGACGATTTTTTGGATATTCaggatccagttctacacactGTCCCTGCTTTCATCCCTGACACAGGCTTGGCGCTGACACAGCCTATAGTCCCATTCATTAACAGCTGTTCAGCATTTTTCACTAGCCAGCGCTATATCACTGTAGAAAGTCCATGTCATGCTAAAATCATGTAgctatctccatttttgctgtttttgacttattaaatattttttaattaatctgAGGCAAGACTGTGTCaacaaaatattacaaaaagaTGACATGACAAAAAATTATGTGTTTATAATTAATGTTACATTCATGATACATGAATGAATGTGAATGAAATaatgaacaaaataaataaaaaatgacagcTCATATTATGCTAGCTATCCCAGGCTTGTTTTATACCAGAAGGCGGAATCAATGTCCAGACcaagcccaaaaaaaaaaaaaaaacaaattttatattgtttatatttcaCATTCTGACCTTTTTTAGTCATTAGCAATAGTGATTCTAGCTTAGACATGTAGATTAGTTGGTTACATTTGCTTTCTGTACAGACTTGCTTAGTCTAGCTtatgttaaaaaatgtaatcatATTTGGTGGATCTAATTGTTTttcttctgatttttttttttttgtccacaaGATGGTGTCGTGTTAATGCTGTTCCAGCAAAGGCAGGACTGAGGCTGTATTACATCGCCAACTACTGAATAAAGCACCCGCACAGCGATGGCTTCATTTACGGGTAAAGCAAGAGTTCCTCCCAGCTCAGTTTACCTCGACACAGTTAAAGTGTGCAGAATCCTCCACCCTACAGTGAAGATACATGGACCTGAGGAAATGGAGCAAGAGAACAACAAGCCATAAAAGTTCCTGAAATTAGGCCCTCGCTATACCAGATGTACTATATGTTTACCAATATTCCTGTTAAAAGAATAATTTTAATAACTTTCAgtataatataaaaacaatacaataactTATGAAACCAAGAAACATATcgattatattataaattatatatgtttagctccacccattcagcctacagcagtttaggtcaacccattcaacctacagcagtaaAGTTATTAGGAGTATTTCAGACAGGACTGCTGTAAATAAGGCAGCCAATTAAAACAGTGCTCATTTACATactttaaaggcacagtacatCAACAGTCTGTTTAATGACTTTATCAGAAGTCATTTATTTGAAAGTGAAAACACTACACAAATATAGGAGGTGAAATAAGCATTTGTCCTCTTGTTCCTTTATTCATTCTTTGTGTTAGAAGTGTCCTGTCCTCACTTGAGTGTCCCGGTTGAGATGGACGAGTCGATGACCTCATCATCTCTGAACCTGGCCTGgccagtgtgtgtgcagtgttcaGCCCAAGCGGACGGCGTTAATGTCACTGTTAATGACGTGGCCGAAGTGGAGTACCCAGAAGATTACCCGGGGCATCCTGAGTCGGAATCAAAGGTCACGAAACCGGGCTGCCCTTTAACCACTCCCCCCTCTGACAAGCTTTGGATGTCCCGTGAGGCCATGGACGGATATTTACATCACCCACAGCGCCCCCTAAGTACATACACACTCGATTAATCTGTGCTAgaggtgggcgatatggtaaccTTTAGTACATGACACATGATGGATGTCATCATAGATCATGTTTTAGAGGTCTGACAAGTTGGAAGAGATAAGCACCAGTAGTGCCTCTAGTgatgtcctgatctgatccagtggatTGGGATTGGGGAACGTCCAGATGTATTTTAACGCATCAAGTATCTACGTATTCTTGATTTACAGCTGGTTAAAACCCAAACTATGGTGAAAACCCTCAGTTTTACCAGGGGCAGTTATTTAAATACTTATTggttattagttttttttttataataattatttgccATATACTTTTGTggtataataattaaattaaaatgtagtttttgaCTGGAGGCTGACTATCCGATGCAAATGCAGAGGTGGAGTCAGCAAATGAGTACTTAAAacctgttcagaatattgaagaCTAAGGAAAAATTGTTACGTTTTTCATAGATCACTTCATGAATTAATCTTGAAACACACCCTATATTGGTATCAGTTGATACTACTCTTTAAGGTACTCCGAATCAGGGGCCAAAAATCTGGATCGGGACACCCCTAGTAGTGCTTCATAAATTtagttaagtaaataaatagatacactatatggccaaaagtattcactcacccatccaaatcattcaggtgttccaattaATTCCATGGCctcaggtgtataaaatcaagcgaCTAGGTATGCAGACTGAGAATGGGTTgttctcaggagctcagtgaatacCAGCGTGTTACAGTGATAGGATGCCACCGGTGCAACAAATCCAGTATGGACATTTTCTCACTCTAAATATTCCACGGTCAACTGTAACCATGAAGTGGTAAAATGACATTGCGGGGTCAGCGGATGCTGAGGCGATTGTGTGCAGAGGTCGGCACCTTTCGCAGAGTCAGACCTctaaacttcatgtggccttcagattagctcaagaacagtgcgTGGAGAGCTTCCTGGAATGGGTTTCCACGGCAGATCAGCTGccggatgcagtggtgtaaagcacgccgCCACTGGACTCGGGAGGACTTAGGAGCCGGGGgagacgtgttctctggagtgacgaatAACACTTCTCCGTCTGGCAATctgatggacgagtctgggtttgccggttgccaggagaacggtacttgactgactgcaagtgtaaagtttggtggaggggggattatggtgtgagGTTGTTTTTTAATAGTTGGGTTTGCctctttagttccagtgaaatgaactcttaatgcttcaggacaccaagagattttggtcactTTCATGCCAGTGCAGCGGAGAGCGGAGACAGCGAGCAAGaccttctcgtccaacatcagtatctGATCTCAatgcgcttctggaagaatggtcaaacattcccaaaaacacattcctcctaaaccttgtggaaagccttcccagaagagggtgcctgacatcatattaaaccctatggattaagaatgggatatCACTCAGGTTCATATGCGTGCAACGGCAGGCgagcaaatacttttggcaatatagtgtatattgacAAGTTGCCCACTTTTAATATCTAATAGACTGGATAATGTAGTTTCTGACACTTAAGAttcactgttatctataaacatggactaaaAGTAAGAACATGTTTAAGATTATAGACGCTCCctggtgtttgtttgtttgtttggtagCACTGCTACATTTGGAATTACATCATGGCCAAAGCTACTGGCACACcagcactgctttcacacaTTATTTACATCtgtatttttttacaatttaagaaaatacattttgtcTAGTCCATATCCGGAGTTTTATGTGGAATGATGTTACATGTGACTTTTTATGCAATGCGAGGGTTAAGAAATGAATGTGTGAATAACACATAATACAACAATAATAAGATGCACAGGGGTGTCAATATTTGCCTGTATGTTCAGCATACATTAAATAGAGTACAGTAAGTGGGTGATATTTACTCAGCAGAGGAATATAGACTACAAAAACATGTCCAACCTTTTTGCTGAATATTTTCTATGAAATTTGATTAATTACAACTGTATGTAGAAGGCACCTACAACtgacttttttaaatgttgcCTGCTTTTCAGTGGCCAACCCTGACAGTTACAGGCAGCCACAGCGTCCCCCGATGGATGACCTGTGTGAAGATTTCTCAGCTCTGTTTCCTCGCGAGCGGTGGAACCTTCCCAGTGAGGACGACGACAAAAGCTTGGAGCTGCCGGGCCCTCTTCGATCAGATGTTGAAGACAATGCATACAGACTGCTTAATCACCCTAGACAGCCTGGGCATCCTGGCTGCTGCCAGCTGCCGGCCAACGCTATGGGTAAGGAAAGATTCTGCTGTTCTGCAGTCTCcttattcagtatccaatatAATTTATTCAGCACCTACTTTAAATTATCCAGCATCTGCTGTGAAGTATTTagcatccagtatgaattattcagcagcCACTGTGAATTATACAGCAgccactgtaaattattcagcagACTGTAAAATTATTCAGCAGCCACTGTGAATTACACAGCAACTGCTATGCattattcagaatctagtattaattattcagcgtctactgtgaattattcagcatctactgtgaattattcagaatctagtattaattattcagcatctattgtgaattattcagcatctgctgtgaattattcagcatctgctgcaAATTATTTAGAATCcgctgtgaattattcagaatctagtattaattattcagcatctgctgtgaattattcagaatctagtattaattattcagcatctgctgtgaattattcagaatctagtattaattattcagcatctgctgtgaattattcagaatctgctGATTCTGATGCTgatgtatccactatgaagtattcaTTTTATCTGTCGTAAAAACGAATTCTGTGTAATTGTTTTAATATCTGGGATTGTATCATGACGTGTTGCTTTTTATTCTGCAGAAGCCCGATGCCCCAGATGGTGTCCATGTCAGCCAGCCCCTGTAAATCGTGCCTGGCCCAACCAGCCCCTTCGAGCACAGGCCAggtaacacacatacagtataccAGGCAAGGTGGTCAGATTTTAAACATGATGTAAATAGGTTTACCCTAAAACGTACCCTGaagtatttacagtatattgTTATATATCTGGTTCTCCACAGGCCACCTTTTCATGGGGTTCCCATGGCAATGGCACAGGGCACGTCCCCTGAGTCCACAGCACCTGTGAGAGAGCTGATGTCAGAGGTGTGTGTCCTCccttctcagccaatcacaggcCACATGCCAATGCAGGAAGTGAGGCGGACCATCAGTCTCCCTGATGACTGCCGTGAGTGACACGTTATTAAAGTTATTGACAATAATTGAAACACTGCTTTTAGTGTTAACAGTTTAAATATAGTTTCAGTTCTTGTATTCACACTTAAAGAAGAACTACAGCAATTTTTCACATTCTCTGCATAACTTTAGATGAACTCATTTACTTTAATTCATTGAAGAGAAACTCATCAACTGGGATATCTTTACAGTGGTAGTAATAGGAACCAGACTTGACTATTACACAAATACAATCACTAAAACCACCAGTTTTAAATGTGATATTGATGATGATAAAACAGCTGCAAATCTGAACAAAGTATGTTTTCCCAAATATCCCTCCACCAAGTTAATGATATAcccaaaatgtaaaaagtgtCGTAGGCATCAGGATGCAAATTCATGGCcatttagtgtaataactttctgtaaGGGAGATTTAATTGGTTCAGACCTCTGTGCACAATTCTGACTTggtaaaaaacacagaacaagaAGTATATCAGCTTTAATGGGATATTCCACTAAGTTAAAGTAATGAGTAAGTGGGGTTAATTTTACAGAAATGAATAGGTCTGAGAGCCGGACTTTGAGTAAATACCCTACTACAGAATTTACAGAAGTCAAATATGTGCATAATTGATAAATGGGTAAAATTACACATGATTTAGTAACTGTGTGAAAGTGATACACCATTGTTTCCATTGTTtgaatattattcatatttaaaatatgtgaacagaatttattattaacatcatTGCTTTTGATTAACCATTTTAGGAAATGTTTTCATCACCTATTCCGTGGACACGGCAAAGGAGATGTTTCCATTTGTGAGATTCTTAATGAGTCAAGGCTTTAGACCTGCTGTGAGTCTTACAACATCCATGGAGAACCGCTACAACAGCTTACAGTATTTTCCTAGTACTGTTTCTACAGGCCGTGTTCTGCAACACGCACTGTGATGGTGACAGTTCCTGTGCTCTGTCTGTCCTACAGATTGATATCTTTGATAACGCCGTGCGGCAGATGGACATGAATAAGTGGATGGATGGCTATTTAAAGGATGTAAGAGTTACTCATTTACTGAATTCCACTCTTGTTAATTCATCATCTATTCTGCTCTCAGCACAGTGCCTGTTAACGTACTGCAGGGCTGAACAAACAGGACAAAAGcatcagtgtcagaaaccacatctATTATGAGTCTATTATGAATCTTTAAGAGATTACTAAAAAGCTCCACATGCTTTATGCTGGTCGGgtataagctttcattacttgttagccacagtagccttgtagctccagtgtaaaactaaagaagcaccaaACATTGCTCAGTTGATTGACTACAGTCACAGCTTTTTTGGGGGACAGATTATTGCTTCAAATAACTAGTGGTCGGATGTTATAATATGGGTCTGTTTTGTAGAAATCTGTACTCATCATTGTGGTCATCAGTCCCAAATACAAGATCGACGTGGAAGGGGACGGGTCAGACCAGCATGGACTGCacacaaaatatatacacacacaggtgagcccaaccaca
Coding sequences within it:
- the traf3ip2a gene encoding E3 ubiquitin ligase TRAF3IP2 isoform X1, with translation MASFTEVSCPHLSVPVEMDESMTSSSLNLAWPVCVQCSAQADGVNVTVNDVAEVEYPEDYPGHPESESKVTKPGCPLTTPPSDKLWMSREAMDGYLHHPQRPLMANPDSYRQPQRPPMDDLCEDFSALFPRERWNLPSEDDDKSLELPGPLRSDVEDNAYRLLNHPRQPGHPGCCQLPANAMEARCPRWCPCQPAPVNRAWPNQPLRAQARPPFHGVPMAMAQGTSPESTAPVRELMSEVCVLPSQPITGHMPMQEVRRTISLPDDCRNVFITYSVDTAKEMFPFVRFLMSQGFRPAIDIFDNAVRQMDMNKWMDGYLKDKSVLIIVVISPKYKIDVEGDGSDQHGLHTKYIHTQIQNEFIQQRCLNFRLVPVLFPNANQSHVPMWLQSTRLFRWPQDAQDLLLRLLREERYIPPPLGKELTLTIKPLCNTTHK
- the traf3ip2a gene encoding E3 ubiquitin ligase TRAF3IP2 isoform X2, with protein sequence MASFTVSCPHLSVPVEMDESMTSSSLNLAWPVCVQCSAQADGVNVTVNDVAEVEYPEDYPGHPESESKVTKPGCPLTTPPSDKLWMSREAMDGYLHHPQRPLMANPDSYRQPQRPPMDDLCEDFSALFPRERWNLPSEDDDKSLELPGPLRSDVEDNAYRLLNHPRQPGHPGCCQLPANAMEARCPRWCPCQPAPVNRAWPNQPLRAQARPPFHGVPMAMAQGTSPESTAPVRELMSEVCVLPSQPITGHMPMQEVRRTISLPDDCRNVFITYSVDTAKEMFPFVRFLMSQGFRPAIDIFDNAVRQMDMNKWMDGYLKDKSVLIIVVISPKYKIDVEGDGSDQHGLHTKYIHTQIQNEFIQQRCLNFRLVPVLFPNANQSHVPMWLQSTRLFRWPQDAQDLLLRLLREERYIPPPLGKELTLTIKPLCNTTHK